From Streptomyces sp. GSL17-111, one genomic window encodes:
- a CDS encoding DsrE family protein produces the protein MTELLLVQSDDPAHSPGGERFLEDALHLAAAGHRTSLFLVDNAVFAALPGALPRVAEFLGAGGHVLVDAFSAQQRSLTPDDLLAQARTVEMDDLAARLLDPQTKVVWH, from the coding sequence GTGACGGAGCTCCTGCTCGTCCAGAGCGACGACCCGGCCCACAGCCCCGGAGGCGAGCGGTTCCTGGAGGACGCCCTGCACCTGGCGGCCGCCGGACACCGCACCTCGCTGTTCCTCGTCGACAACGCCGTGTTCGCGGCCCTGCCGGGCGCGCTGCCGAGGGTGGCCGAGTTCCTCGGCGCGGGGGGCCACGTCCTGGTCGACGCGTTCTCCGCGCAGCAGCGCTCCCTCACCCCGGACGACCTGCTGGCGCAGGCGCGGACGGTGGAGATGGACGACCTGGCCGCGCGGCTCCTCGACCCCCAGACGAAGGTGGTGTGGCACTGA